One window of Populus nigra chromosome 5, ddPopNigr1.1, whole genome shotgun sequence genomic DNA carries:
- the LOC133693261 gene encoding putative F-box/kelch-repeat protein At1g20790 has product MERLCEDLVTNILLCLPAKSAVRFRCLSKYYDQLVSDPRFATSHALRSNPDEVLGLLRFTAGRSADKILFCSFHSKPNIHNNPKVVPINSQIIASCNGLVLGLSDSSLSVCNPILPDRIQTIPALETPYGAKCDLGLAYDPIGFSSLEFKLVHVYREQILNMPQDEDAYGFKIFDSSANSWRQSTCKLFLRHFIPMQPHFYELRGQAVYLNGHVHWFRAFGDIVAFNVEKEEATLIGMPPELRLAWLNYYSWFGAAGGFLYVVCVFKRQILMWVLLDYENNKWGLVRNKIKGLSRVAQPIFFDGERLVLNCGPKKKLLRLFNLKQDQWTEMGRLPRNTMDDSTTVYVPFNPTLAPLINSSDPSRTASLPVLPTVMPINNKCQKRKRGRVDRK; this is encoded by the coding sequence ATGGAGAGACTCTGTGAGGATCTTGTCACCAACATCCTTTTATGTTTGCCAGCCAAATCTGCTGTCCGATTTAGATGTCTGAGCAAGTACTACGATCAACTTGTGTCTGATCCTAGGTTTGCTACCAGTCATGCTCTTCGATCAAACCCTGATGAGGTACTTGGTCTTCTTCGGTTTACAGCAGGTAGGAGTGCAGATAAGATACTCTTCTGTTCTTTTCATTCAAAACCAAATATCCACAATAATCCTAAAGTTGTTCCCATAAATTCTCAGATCATCGCTTCTTGCAATGGCCTTGTTCTAGGTCTCTCTGATTCTAGTCTTTCTGTTTGTAACCCTATTTTACCTGATAGAATCCAGACTATACCAGCACTTGAAACCCCATATGGTGCTAAATGTGATTTAGGTTTGGCTTATGACCCAATTGGTTTCTCTTCGCTTGAATTCAAGTTAGTTCATGTTTACAGAGAACAGATCTTGAATATGCCACAAGATGAAGATGCTTATGGCTTTAAGATATTCGATTCAAGTGCAAACTCATGGAGACAATCTACATGCAAGCTGTTCTTGAGACATTTCATTCCTATGCAGCCTCATTTTTATGAGTTGAGAGGTCAAGCTGTGTACTTGAATGGACATGTGCACTGGTTTAGGGCCTTCGGTGATATTGTTGCGTTTAatgtagagaaagaagaagctaCACTCATCGGTATGCCTCCAGAACTGCGACTAGCATGGCTTAACTATTATTCATGGTTCGGAGCTGCGGGTGGTTTTCTTTATGTGGTATGTGTTTTCAAGAGACAAATTCTGATGTGGGTTCTTCTTGATTATGAAAACAACAAGTGGGGGCTTGTCAGGAACAAGATCAAAGGGTTATCAAGAGTGGCTCAACCTATTTTCTTTGATGGTGAGAGGCTTGTTCTGAATTGTGggccaaaaaagaaattattgcgGCTGTTCAATTTGAAACAAGATCAGTGGACGGAAATGGGCAGGTTACCAAGGAATACAATGGATGACAGTACTACCGTGTATGTTCCTTTCAACCCCACCTTAGCTCCTCTGATCAACAGCAGCGATCCTTCAAGAACTGCTTCACTCCCAGTCCTTCCGACTGTGATGCCAATAAACAACAAGTGCCAGAAAAGAAAACGAGGCAGGGTCGACAGAAAGTAG
- the LOC133694621 gene encoding peptidyl-prolyl cis-trans isomerase FKBP18, chloroplastic isoform X1: MASTRSIDKWSVHRHLQNLAESTPKKTQEQSNHVFLSKPTSRRCAILISTLPFTLTSLPQLSEARERRNKKTIPLEDYLTSPADGLKYYDVLEGKGAVAEKGMTVQVHFDCLYRGITAISSRESKLLAGNRIIAQPYEFKVGAPPGKERKREFVDNPNGLFSAQAAPKPPPAMYSVTEGMKVGGKRTVIVPPEAGYGQKGMNEIPPGSSFELNIELLQVMPAEGK; the protein is encoded by the exons ATGGCTTCAACGAGGAGCATAGACAAATGGAGTGTTCATCGTCATCTTCAAAATTTAGCTGAATCCAccccaaaaaaaacacaagaacaaTCAAACCATGTTTTTCTCTCAAAACCCACTTCAAGAAGATGTGCGATTTTGATATCTACCTTGCCTTTTACCCTCACTTCACTACCTCAATTATCTGAGGCCAGAGAGAGACGCAACAAGAAGACCATCCCTCTTGAAGACTATCTCACTAGCC CAGCTGATGGATTGAAGTACTATGATGTTCTTGAGGGAAAGGGTGCAGTAGCAGAAAAGGGAATGACAGTTCAG GTGCATTTTGACTGTCTATATAGGGGAATAACAGCCATTTCGAGTCGAGAATCTAAGCTTTTAGCTGGAAATCGAATAATTGCACAG CCATATGAGTTCAAGGTTGGGGCACCACCAGGCAAAGAAAGGAAGCGTGAATTTGTGGACAACCCAAATGGTCTATTTTCTGCACAGGCTGCACCCAAACCTCCTCCAGCTATGTACTCGGTAACGGAAGGGATGAAAGTTGGAGGGAAG AGGACTGTGATTGTTCCTCCAGAGGCTGGTTATGGACAAAAAGGAATGAACGAGATTCCG CCAGGAAGTTCATTTGAATTGAACATTGAGCTTCTGCAAGTAATGCCAGCTGAAGGAAAGTAG
- the LOC133694620 gene encoding dolichyl-diphosphooligosaccharide--protein glycosyltransferase subunit 1A-like: protein MGFRFDLLFLFTTLVLLSTTTPTVLSDVILSKVDRRIDLTSQIVRVTSTLKVENAGPGPVSEVLLTFPEIQEKNLAYLKATLNEGKGKVKNSGSNLPINVANPEELPPSLIFHSVSLPKALGEGDSLTIDVLAVFTHVLRPFPEEITQADIQLVLFQDTAHYLSPYAVKVQSLTVKLPKARIEMYTKLENTNIHGSDIKYGPYENLPPFSYAPVVVHFETNQPFAVAQELVREIEISHWGNVQVTEHYNIVHGGAKSKGEFSRLDFQARPHLRGASAFRNLVAKLPPRAHSIYYRDEIGNISTSNVWGDPKKTELLIEPRYPLFGGWRTTFTIGYGLPLQDFLFGSEGKRFLNFSFGSPINDLVTDNIIVKVVLPEGSDDISISTPFPVKQGQETKISHLDVAGRPVVVLEKTNVVPEHNQYFQVYYRFNKLSMLREPFMLISGFFILFVSCIVYMHVDLSISKSSASYLAKLQWDEVRATIQQVISIINQCLSKHERLEASLHDLSRTGDVQACKTARKTADSLFKEYSKELKPLLSFLQSSPQATQILPKVEELVAKEKELQERLIAKHSTIVDCYEKKIGGRELENRVASHQLKVVALKQEVEDLLDYVEEI, encoded by the exons ATGGGATTtcgttttgatttactttttttgtttacGACACTTGTTTTACTCTCAACAACAACTCCTACTGTACTTTCCGATGTCATTCTCTCCAAAGTCGATCGCCGT ATTGATTTGACTTCTCAAATTGTGCGCGTTACTTCTACATTAAAG GTGGAGAATGCTGGTCCTGGTCCAGTTTCTGAGGTTTTGCTCACCTTTCCTGAGATTCaggaaaaaaatttagcatattTGAAGGCAACCCTTAATGAGGGTAAAGGGAAAGTGAAAAACTCAGGTAGTAACCTCCCCATAAATGTTGCCAATCCAGAGGAATTGCCTCCATCTCTGATTTTTCATTCAGTATCATTACCTAAGGCTTTGGGCGAAGGAGATAGTTTGACTATAGATGTGTTAGCAGTATTTACTCATGTATTACGGCCATTTCCTGAGGAAATTACACAAGCTGATATTCAGCTAGTTTTGTTCCAAGATACTGCTCACTATCTCTCCCCTTATGCAGTTAAGGTTCAGTCCCTTACTGTTAAATTGCCCAAGGCTAGAATAGAAATGTATACGAAATTAGAGAATACTAATATCCATGGCTCTGATATCAAATATGGCCCATATGAAAACCTTCCTCCCTTTTCATATGCACCCGTAGTTGTTCACTTTGAAACCAATCAACCATTTGCTGTTGCTCAAGAGCTAGTGAGGGAGATAGAAATTTCCCATTGGGGCAATGTGCAAGTTACAGAACACTATAACATTGTCCATGGAGGTGCTAAAAGCAAGGGTGAATTTTCCAG GCTTGACTTTCAGGCTAGACCACACCTTCGAGGTGCATCCGCCTTCAGGAATCTTGTTGCAAAATTGCCACCAAGAGCTCATTCCATTTATTATAGAGATGAGATTGGAAATATTTCAACATCTAATGTCTGGGGTGATCCTAAAAAG ACAGAACTGTTGATTGAACCTAGATATCCATTGTTTGGAGGCTGGAGAACTACTTTTACCATTGGATATGGTTTGCCacttcaagattttttatttgggtcAGAGGGGAAACGTTTCCTTAACTTCTCTTTTGGTTCCCCAATAAATGATTTGGTCACTGATAATATCATTGTGAAG GTTGTTTTGCCAGAGGGATCTGATGATATATCTATTTCTACTCCCTTTCCTGTAAAACAAGGACAAGAG ACCAAAATTTCCCACTTAGATGTTGCAGGGAGACCAGTTGTTGTGCTGGAAAAGACCAATGTTGTTCCTGAACATAATCAGTATTTCCAG GTCTATTATAGGTTCAACAAACTTTCGATGCTTAGGGAGCCATTTATGTTGATTTCTGgatttttcatcctttttgtTTCTTGCATCGTATACATGCATGTGGACTTGTCAATCTCGAAGTCCTCTGCCTCTTATTTGGCAAAACTGCAGTGGGATGAG GTGCGAGCAACAATTCAGCAAGTCATAAGTATTATCAACCAGTGCCTATCTAAGCATGAAAGGTTAGAAGCATCACTGCACGATCTTTCTAGGACTGGGGATGTCCAAGCTTGTAAAACTGCTCGAAAGACTGCTGACAGCTTGTTTAAAGAGTATTCCAAAGAGTTGAAGCCGTTGCTTTCATTCTTGCAATCTTCTCCTCAGGCTACTCAGATATTGCCAAAG GTGGAGGAGCTGGTGGCGAAGGAGAAGGAATTGCAAGAGAGGCTGATAGCAAAGCATTCAACCATAGTGGACTGCTATGAGAAGAAGATTGGAGGAAGGGAACTTGAGAATCGGGTTGCTTCACATCAACTAAAAGTTGTAGCTTTGAAGCAGGAGGTTGAAGATCTTCTTGACTACGTTGAAGAAATATAG
- the LOC133694621 gene encoding peptidyl-prolyl cis-trans isomerase FKBP18, chloroplastic isoform X2, which yields MASTRSIDKWSVHRHLQNLAESTPKKTQEQSNHVFLSKPTSRRCAILISTLPFTLTSLPQLSEARERRNKKTIPLEDYLTSPDGLKYYDVLEGKGAVAEKGMTVQVHFDCLYRGITAISSRESKLLAGNRIIAQPYEFKVGAPPGKERKREFVDNPNGLFSAQAAPKPPPAMYSVTEGMKVGGKRTVIVPPEAGYGQKGMNEIPPGSSFELNIELLQVMPAEGK from the exons ATGGCTTCAACGAGGAGCATAGACAAATGGAGTGTTCATCGTCATCTTCAAAATTTAGCTGAATCCAccccaaaaaaaacacaagaacaaTCAAACCATGTTTTTCTCTCAAAACCCACTTCAAGAAGATGTGCGATTTTGATATCTACCTTGCCTTTTACCCTCACTTCACTACCTCAATTATCTGAGGCCAGAGAGAGACGCAACAAGAAGACCATCCCTCTTGAAGACTATCTCACTAGCC CTGATGGATTGAAGTACTATGATGTTCTTGAGGGAAAGGGTGCAGTAGCAGAAAAGGGAATGACAGTTCAG GTGCATTTTGACTGTCTATATAGGGGAATAACAGCCATTTCGAGTCGAGAATCTAAGCTTTTAGCTGGAAATCGAATAATTGCACAG CCATATGAGTTCAAGGTTGGGGCACCACCAGGCAAAGAAAGGAAGCGTGAATTTGTGGACAACCCAAATGGTCTATTTTCTGCACAGGCTGCACCCAAACCTCCTCCAGCTATGTACTCGGTAACGGAAGGGATGAAAGTTGGAGGGAAG AGGACTGTGATTGTTCCTCCAGAGGCTGGTTATGGACAAAAAGGAATGAACGAGATTCCG CCAGGAAGTTCATTTGAATTGAACATTGAGCTTCTGCAAGTAATGCCAGCTGAAGGAAAGTAG
- the LOC133693951 gene encoding outer envelope pore protein 21B, chloroplastic-like, which yields METSLRYGVDSKALKIHAKERFAIDSSTHLQVHGELDTRIGAPSYVSAMIRHFYPDLSACLGVGLQYDKHEKLRYFVRGKKGFPVTNDGLISFNVKGRCDVDKEFKQRNSKAAADVSWSIYNFHREQDVRFRIGYEVITKVPYLQIKENNWTLNADMNGKWNVKFDL from the exons ATGGAGACATCTCTAAGATATGGAGTAGATTCCAAAGCCCTCAAAATTCATGCCAAGGAGAGGTTTGCCATTGATTCCAGCACCCACTTGCAG gTTCATGGGGAGCTAGATACAAGAATTGGAGCTCCTAGTTATGTCAGTGCAATGATAAGACACTTTTATCCAGAT TTGTCTGCTTGTCTTGGAGTGGGATTGCAATATGATAAGCATGAAAAACTCAGGTATTTTGTTCGAGGAAAAAAGGGTTTTCCTGTGACAAATGATGGTTTGATAAGCTTCAATGTTAAGGGACGATGTGATGTTGACAAAGAATTTAAACAG AGGAATTCAAAAGCAGCTGCGGACGTATCTTGGAGCATATATAATTTCCATAGAGAACAAGATGTTAGATTCAGAATTGGGTATGAAGTGATTACCAAG GTGCCTTATCTGCAGATTAAGGAAAATAATTGGACCCTCAATGCTGACATGAATGGTAAATGGAATGTCAAATTTGATTTGTGA
- the LOC133694621 gene encoding peptidyl-prolyl cis-trans isomerase FKBP18, chloroplastic isoform X4: MASTRSIDKWSVHRHLQNLAESTPKKTQEQSNHVFLSKPTSRRCAILISTLPFTLTSLPQLSEARERRNKKTIPLEDYLTSPADGLKYYDVLEGKGAVAEKGMTVQVHFDCLYRGITAISSRESKLLAGNRIIAQPYEFKVGAPPGKERKREFVDNPNGLFSAQAAPKPPPAMYSVTEGMKVGGKRTVIVPPEAGYGQKGMNEIPVNTIP, from the exons ATGGCTTCAACGAGGAGCATAGACAAATGGAGTGTTCATCGTCATCTTCAAAATTTAGCTGAATCCAccccaaaaaaaacacaagaacaaTCAAACCATGTTTTTCTCTCAAAACCCACTTCAAGAAGATGTGCGATTTTGATATCTACCTTGCCTTTTACCCTCACTTCACTACCTCAATTATCTGAGGCCAGAGAGAGACGCAACAAGAAGACCATCCCTCTTGAAGACTATCTCACTAGCC CAGCTGATGGATTGAAGTACTATGATGTTCTTGAGGGAAAGGGTGCAGTAGCAGAAAAGGGAATGACAGTTCAG GTGCATTTTGACTGTCTATATAGGGGAATAACAGCCATTTCGAGTCGAGAATCTAAGCTTTTAGCTGGAAATCGAATAATTGCACAG CCATATGAGTTCAAGGTTGGGGCACCACCAGGCAAAGAAAGGAAGCGTGAATTTGTGGACAACCCAAATGGTCTATTTTCTGCACAGGCTGCACCCAAACCTCCTCCAGCTATGTACTCGGTAACGGAAGGGATGAAAGTTGGAGGGAAG AGGACTGTGATTGTTCCTCCAGAGGCTGGTTATGGACAAAAAGGAATGAACGAGATTCCGGTAAACACTATTCCTTGA
- the LOC133694621 gene encoding peptidyl-prolyl cis-trans isomerase FKBP18, chloroplastic isoform X3, which translates to MASTRSIDKWSVHRHLQNLAESTPKKTQEQSNHVFLSKPTSRRCAILISTLPFTLTSLPQLSEARERRNKKTIPLEDYLTSPADGLKYYDVLEGKGAVAEKGMTVQVHFDCLYRGITAISSRESKLLAGNRIIAQPYEFKVGAPPGKERKREFVDNPNGLFSAQAAPKPPPAMYSVTEGMKVGGKRTVIVPPEAGYGQKGMNEIPIQCQVDDLAEQMENK; encoded by the exons ATGGCTTCAACGAGGAGCATAGACAAATGGAGTGTTCATCGTCATCTTCAAAATTTAGCTGAATCCAccccaaaaaaaacacaagaacaaTCAAACCATGTTTTTCTCTCAAAACCCACTTCAAGAAGATGTGCGATTTTGATATCTACCTTGCCTTTTACCCTCACTTCACTACCTCAATTATCTGAGGCCAGAGAGAGACGCAACAAGAAGACCATCCCTCTTGAAGACTATCTCACTAGCC CAGCTGATGGATTGAAGTACTATGATGTTCTTGAGGGAAAGGGTGCAGTAGCAGAAAAGGGAATGACAGTTCAG GTGCATTTTGACTGTCTATATAGGGGAATAACAGCCATTTCGAGTCGAGAATCTAAGCTTTTAGCTGGAAATCGAATAATTGCACAG CCATATGAGTTCAAGGTTGGGGCACCACCAGGCAAAGAAAGGAAGCGTGAATTTGTGGACAACCCAAATGGTCTATTTTCTGCACAGGCTGCACCCAAACCTCCTCCAGCTATGTACTCGGTAACGGAAGGGATGAAAGTTGGAGGGAAG AGGACTGTGATTGTTCCTCCAGAGGCTGGTTATGGACAAAAAGGAATGAACGAGATTCCG ATACAATGTCAAGTAGATGATTTAGCTGAgcaaatggaaaataaatga